The Novosphingobium kaempferiae genome includes a window with the following:
- a CDS encoding aldehyde dehydrogenase family protein — MDYAGYIGGRFVRGEGERFAVQNPSDESVVAEVTGVSAAQAEAAIAAARQAFDSGAWPGLSMKERGAAMTRFGEAMRKRADWLKECAINEAGCPVSATVMGAQVHAPLRMTDEIVDLFLRLPEHEENPLPIHERVNPHFVVQSLKRWSPLGVVSAISAYNVPFYTAFWKVVPALMAGDTVILRPNPLTPISSMIFAEAAEEAGLPPGVMNVIVEPGLAGGLAMTTDPRVDMVSFTGSCTVGAKVAEQAAPTLKRLVLELGGKSAQIYLPDAMARAPSAAYSVCTSHAGQGCVLGTRVFVPQESKAEVLDGMAKLLANVKIGPASDPATQLGPVISAAQRDRCEHFTKAAVEAGGRVVCGGKRPEGIDKGFYWEPTVLDLPDNANPAAQEEIFGPVVGVIGYRDLDHAVEMANDSRFGLSGWVHGADKVKALEVGLKIRSGAVNINGAVMSSYASGGGIKMSGLGRERGVEGLREFQMMTTLNIGG, encoded by the coding sequence TTGGACTACGCAGGGTACATCGGCGGCAGGTTCGTGCGCGGCGAGGGCGAGCGGTTCGCGGTGCAGAACCCCTCGGACGAATCCGTGGTCGCCGAAGTGACCGGCGTTTCCGCTGCCCAGGCAGAGGCCGCCATCGCCGCCGCGCGGCAGGCGTTCGATTCCGGCGCCTGGCCCGGGCTCTCCATGAAGGAGCGCGGCGCGGCGATGACCCGCTTCGGAGAGGCGATGCGCAAGCGGGCGGACTGGCTCAAGGAATGCGCGATCAACGAAGCCGGATGCCCGGTCTCCGCCACGGTCATGGGCGCGCAGGTCCACGCGCCGCTGCGCATGACGGACGAGATCGTCGACCTGTTCCTGCGCCTGCCGGAGCATGAGGAAAACCCGCTGCCGATCCACGAGCGGGTCAACCCGCACTTCGTGGTGCAGAGCCTCAAGCGGTGGTCGCCGCTCGGCGTTGTCTCGGCGATCTCGGCCTACAACGTGCCGTTCTACACCGCGTTCTGGAAGGTGGTGCCTGCGCTCATGGCGGGCGACACGGTGATCCTGCGGCCCAATCCGCTGACGCCGATCTCATCCATGATCTTCGCCGAAGCGGCCGAGGAAGCGGGTCTGCCGCCCGGCGTCATGAACGTGATCGTCGAGCCAGGGCTTGCCGGCGGCCTTGCCATGACCACCGATCCGCGCGTGGACATGGTCTCGTTCACCGGATCGTGCACGGTAGGCGCCAAGGTGGCGGAGCAGGCCGCGCCCACGCTCAAGCGGCTGGTGCTGGAACTGGGCGGCAAGTCCGCGCAGATCTATCTGCCCGACGCCATGGCGCGCGCGCCGTCCGCCGCCTACTCGGTCTGCACTTCGCACGCCGGGCAGGGTTGCGTACTGGGTACGCGCGTGTTCGTGCCGCAGGAGAGCAAGGCCGAAGTGCTGGACGGCATGGCGAAGCTGCTGGCGAACGTGAAGATCGGCCCGGCCAGCGATCCCGCCACCCAGCTCGGCCCCGTCATCAGCGCCGCCCAGCGCGACCGCTGCGAGCACTTCACGAAAGCCGCCGTCGAGGCAGGGGGCCGTGTCGTCTGCGGCGGCAAGCGGCCCGAGGGGATCGACAAGGGCTTCTACTGGGAGCCGACCGTGCTCGACCTGCCGGACAACGCCAACCCCGCCGCGCAGGAGGAGATATTCGGCCCGGTGGTGGGCGTCATCGGCTACCGTGACCTCGACCACGCGGTCGAGATGGCGAACGACAGCCGCTTCGGCCTGTCCGGCTGGGTCCACGGCGCGGACAAGGTCAAGGCGCTGGAGGTGGGGCTGAAGATCCGCAGCGGCGCGGTCAACATCAACGGCGCGGTGATGTCCAGCTACGCCAGCGGCGGCGGCATCAAGATGAGCGGCCTCGGCCGCGAACGCGGCGTCGAGGGCCTGCGCGAGTTCCAGATGATGACCACGCTGAACATCGGCGGGTGA
- a CDS encoding NAD-dependent succinate-semialdehyde dehydrogenase — MAYTDFLKQQCYIDGEWVGADSGASFEVTDPGSGKVLGTVPKMGADETARAIDAAEAALPAWRAKTAGERARLMRKLFELMIEHQDDLGELLSREQGKPLAEGRGEIAYGASFIEWFAEEGKRAYGDTIPGHAPDRRIVVIKQGVGVVAAITPWNFPNAMITRKLGPALAAGCTIVIKPASATPYSALAIAQLCEMAGIPKGVVNVVTGSAGQIGSALTASPKVAKLTFTGSTEIGRDLLRECAETIKKCSMELGGNAPFLVFDDADVDAAIEGAMISKFRNGGQTCVCTNRFYVQDGVYDEFVEKLAARVSTMKVGYGLDEGVQVGPLIDEKAVEKVEEHLKDAVDGGATVLAGGQRNPLGGSFFNPTVVAGVKPDMKLAREETFGPLAGVIRFTDEADAIRMANDTEFGLASYFYASDLSRVWRVAEALEAGMVGINTGLISTEVAPFGGVKQSGLGREGSHYGLDDYMEVKYLCMGIKPA, encoded by the coding sequence ATGGCCTACACCGACTTCCTGAAGCAGCAGTGCTACATCGACGGCGAGTGGGTCGGCGCGGATTCCGGGGCATCCTTCGAGGTGACGGACCCGGGCAGCGGCAAGGTTCTGGGCACGGTGCCGAAGATGGGCGCCGACGAAACCGCCCGCGCGATAGACGCCGCCGAGGCCGCGCTCCCGGCATGGCGCGCCAAGACCGCGGGCGAGCGCGCCAGGCTGATGCGCAAGCTGTTCGAACTGATGATCGAGCATCAGGACGATCTGGGTGAACTGCTCAGCCGCGAACAGGGCAAGCCGCTGGCCGAGGGCCGGGGCGAGATCGCCTATGGCGCCAGCTTCATCGAGTGGTTCGCCGAAGAGGGCAAGCGCGCCTATGGCGACACCATCCCCGGCCATGCTCCCGACCGCCGTATCGTCGTCATCAAGCAGGGCGTCGGCGTCGTCGCGGCGATCACGCCTTGGAACTTCCCCAATGCGATGATCACCCGCAAGCTCGGCCCGGCGCTGGCGGCGGGCTGCACCATCGTCATCAAGCCCGCCTCGGCGACGCCCTACTCGGCCCTCGCCATCGCGCAGCTGTGCGAGATGGCGGGCATCCCCAAGGGCGTGGTCAACGTCGTCACCGGCAGCGCGGGGCAGATCGGCTCGGCGCTGACCGCCAGCCCAAAGGTCGCCAAGCTGACCTTCACCGGCTCCACCGAGATCGGGCGCGACCTGCTGCGCGAATGCGCCGAGACCATCAAGAAGTGCTCGATGGAACTGGGCGGCAACGCACCGTTCCTCGTCTTCGACGATGCCGACGTCGATGCGGCGATCGAGGGCGCGATGATCTCCAAGTTCCGCAACGGCGGCCAGACCTGCGTGTGCACCAATCGCTTCTACGTGCAGGACGGCGTCTACGACGAATTCGTGGAGAAGCTGGCCGCGCGCGTCAGCACCATGAAGGTCGGCTACGGCCTGGACGAAGGCGTGCAGGTCGGCCCGCTGATCGACGAGAAGGCGGTCGAGAAGGTCGAGGAGCACCTCAAGGACGCCGTCGACGGCGGTGCCACGGTGCTCGCGGGCGGCCAGCGCAATCCGCTGGGTGGCAGCTTCTTCAACCCCACCGTGGTCGCGGGCGTGAAGCCCGACATGAAGCTGGCGCGCGAGGAGACCTTCGGGCCGCTCGCGGGCGTGATCCGCTTCACCGACGAGGCAGACGCCATCCGCATGGCCAACGACACCGAGTTCGGCCTCGCCAGCTACTTCTACGCCAGCGACCTGAGCCGCGTGTGGCGCGTGGCCGAGGCGCTGGAGGCGGGCATGGTCGGCATCAACACCGGCCTCATCTCCACCGAGGTCGCGCCATTCGGCGGCGTCAAGCAGTCGGGCCTCGGCCGCGAGGGCTCGCACTACGGCCTCGATGACTACATGGAGGTCAAGTACCTCTGCATGGGCATCAAGCCGGCCTGA
- a CDS encoding fumarylacetoacetate hydrolase family protein, which translates to MKICRYRTAPDAPIRLGVVREDRVHDVTAVTEALPSVRWPFPPGDQFIAHLDTLRPRMEALADAAEGLPLSGVLLSNPVANPGKFVCGAGNFEEVLAAGGHPRRLGLLFKMTSAAAGPADGVTLRWPERTTFHEMEIAIVIGREGTEIPASEALDYVAGYCIGLDMTMQGSEFPSFGKSFDTYGVMGPWLTTKDEIADPDALDFRLTVNGEDRQVDNTLRLVLGIAALVEHAASVMTLHPGDVIFSGTPPRSVGPVVPGDTMHAWIEGLGEMTVAVRGGPGRKTPLEGMLP; encoded by the coding sequence ATGAAGATCTGCCGCTATCGCACCGCGCCCGACGCACCGATCCGCCTCGGCGTGGTTCGGGAGGATCGGGTGCATGACGTCACCGCCGTGACCGAGGCCCTGCCCTCCGTGCGCTGGCCCTTCCCGCCCGGCGACCAGTTCATCGCCCATCTCGACACCCTGCGCCCCCGGATGGAGGCGCTGGCCGACGCCGCCGAGGGTCTGCCCCTGTCCGGCGTGCTTCTTTCCAACCCCGTCGCCAATCCGGGCAAGTTCGTCTGCGGCGCGGGCAACTTCGAGGAAGTGCTGGCGGCGGGCGGCCATCCACGCCGCCTCGGCCTGCTGTTCAAGATGACCAGCGCCGCCGCCGGTCCCGCCGACGGCGTTACCCTGCGCTGGCCCGAACGCACGACCTTCCACGAAATGGAGATCGCCATCGTCATCGGCCGCGAAGGCACCGAGATCCCCGCGTCGGAGGCGCTGGACTACGTCGCAGGCTACTGCATCGGCCTCGACATGACGATGCAGGGCAGCGAGTTTCCCAGCTTCGGCAAGAGCTTCGACACCTATGGCGTGATGGGCCCGTGGCTGACCACGAAGGACGAGATCGCCGACCCCGACGCACTCGACTTCCGCCTCACCGTCAACGGCGAGGACCGGCAGGTGGACAATACCCTCCGCCTCGTCCTCGGCATCGCCGCGCTCGTCGAGCATGCGGCCTCGGTGATGACGCTGCATCCGGGCGACGTGATCTTTTCCGGCACCCCGCCGCGCTCGGTCGGCCCCGTGGTGCCGGGCGACACCATGCATGCGTGGATCGAGGGGCTGGGCGAGATGACCGTGGCGGTGCGCGGCGGCCCCGGCCGCAAGACGCCGCTGGAGGGTATGCTTCCCTGA
- a CDS encoding RNA polymerase sigma factor yields the protein MASKASDKDHREDLIQWVATHIIPHEADVRLWLRKTVRSQSDVDDVIQEAYCRLSELPDTSHIQSGRAYFFTIARSIVIQGFRREKVVAFDAIEDAELADIRDEAPSPERVVDARLQLRRVLDAIATLPPAYRHVVEMRRIHGLSQKETARHLGITEKIVENNSLRGLRMIMKILSDGQPHNEAGTSHRDETPLHAFH from the coding sequence GTGGCCTCCAAGGCAAGCGACAAGGATCATCGCGAGGATCTGATCCAATGGGTCGCCACGCACATCATACCACATGAGGCCGATGTCCGGCTCTGGCTGCGCAAGACGGTGCGTAGCCAGAGCGATGTCGATGACGTGATACAGGAAGCCTATTGCCGTCTCTCGGAACTGCCGGATACGTCCCACATCCAGAGCGGCCGCGCCTACTTCTTCACGATCGCGCGTTCGATCGTCATTCAGGGATTCAGGAGGGAGAAGGTCGTCGCCTTCGATGCTATCGAAGATGCCGAACTCGCCGACATCCGGGACGAGGCGCCTTCTCCCGAGCGGGTCGTCGATGCGCGGCTTCAACTGCGACGGGTTCTCGACGCGATAGCCACGCTGCCTCCCGCTTATCGTCATGTCGTCGAAATGCGGCGCATTCATGGGCTTTCGCAGAAGGAGACGGCCCGACATCTCGGCATTACGGAGAAGATCGTCGAGAATAACTCGTTGCGCGGCCTGCGTATGATCATGAAAATCCTGTCCGATGGACAACCCCATAACGAAGCCGGCACCAGCCATCGCGACGAGACGCCCCTCCATGCCTTCCATTGA
- a CDS encoding FecR family protein codes for MPSIDEIANAWAVRWDAGVLDATQKQELEAWLAMDRRHRGAYLRARATLQWIDQAREPDAADAADPIVIPAAAYLGSKGVSRGWGIAFAGIAAAVGAFVLWPSPPDYATAIGQHRDVMLADGSLAALNTDTALDVDYSASRRDLALRKGEAWFRVAHNRARPFEVTVGSVHVRATGTAFAVRSVDEGVRVTVTEGRVLAWIDGSAHKPIAIAMGDQAFLRQNGTKHALTITEPSPAGTDIEQTLAWRRGEIVLNGQTGSEAADEFNRYNERPIRIRNARAARYQLVGYFQTSQSLEFATALARISGSRLSSNRNEIIIE; via the coding sequence ATGCCTTCCATTGACGAGATAGCCAATGCCTGGGCCGTGCGCTGGGACGCCGGAGTGCTGGATGCCACGCAAAAGCAGGAGCTTGAAGCCTGGCTCGCCATGGATCGCAGGCATCGTGGCGCCTATCTGCGGGCCCGCGCCACGCTGCAGTGGATAGACCAGGCGCGGGAGCCTGATGCCGCCGATGCGGCAGATCCGATCGTCATCCCGGCCGCCGCATATCTCGGAAGTAAAGGAGTTTCACGAGGATGGGGCATCGCATTTGCAGGCATTGCCGCTGCGGTTGGCGCATTCGTGCTGTGGCCCTCCCCCCCGGACTACGCCACGGCTATCGGGCAGCATCGCGACGTTATGCTCGCTGACGGGTCGCTTGCGGCGCTCAACACCGATACGGCTCTCGATGTCGACTACAGTGCTTCCCGGCGCGATCTGGCGCTTCGCAAGGGCGAGGCCTGGTTTCGCGTGGCGCATAACCGCGCCCGTCCTTTCGAGGTGACGGTCGGTTCGGTCCACGTTCGCGCCACCGGGACGGCCTTTGCCGTGCGCAGCGTGGACGAGGGAGTGAGGGTGACGGTCACCGAAGGCCGGGTGCTGGCGTGGATCGATGGGTCCGCGCACAAACCCATAGCCATCGCGATGGGAGACCAGGCTTTCCTGCGCCAGAACGGCACCAAGCATGCACTGACGATCACCGAACCCTCACCGGCGGGCACCGACATCGAACAGACGCTCGCCTGGCGTCGGGGTGAAATCGTGCTCAACGGCCAGACGGGGAGCGAGGCGGCCGACGAGTTCAACCGGTACAATGAGCGCCCGATCCGGATCCGAAATGCGCGAGCGGCACGCTACCAGCTGGTCGGTTACTTCCAGACCAGTCAGTCGCTGGAATTCGCAACCGCGTTGGCGCGTATCAGCGGATCGCGATTGTCATCAAATCGAAATGAAATCATCATCGAATAG
- a CDS encoding TonB-dependent receptor — protein MFSFSRPSPWMFGAAVTALVVSMPASARPTHFNVPAQSAASGIQAFARQAGVQLLVQKEQTDGKRTGEVKGNLETKDGLSRLLRGTGLEVLSIEGTVITLGRREIVSSTPRGIEHGASSIVVMARRSDERIARRATAVVDAVHIDDVATLAGGDGSVVEQLITLPGITGVEEGDTPRFISIRGISANLNSTLIDGIALASIGSDGDGSRQVNLQLVPSNMSSGNEVYKSFTPELPGDAIGGVVNVVTRSAFDKDGLYTLFDANAIYSTFRGPAGINAITGSGAHWGKGLKGVVSSRFGADGQFGIVVTGEYQDRVRNSSKYWQATKYYFSDAGKKLASPEDPNWNGLIVPYDQQYASYTNQLRSYGGSAKLEWSSPDERFYASILGFGRRRYEDSTMNKQDYYTKNSIFDQTEAGGRQQINSIYTRYRHDDWNRRLFGGIGNVEWTEGKSHLQVRGGYTKALYDNHQTSLVARAYPTSAFLTYSSEGRIPHITSLSDPKVLDPKKTPYLLSTAYDMNRVAREDMGNARIDYSYNAGADDRGVGFVVGAEWRDLVLRRNLDELDYKVGRNMADYLFTPDYTAAGAISPMPWISYGFVSQMPTLAVDKTNTAYNSAIGDYRYAETVVSPFASLHYTAERFAMVWGLRFDHTRFTADTPQVSNGAIAGTARSHGGYEFVLPSLSAEYKLTDTATISASASRTLGRPTPGDIAQAESTSCGEQENGSEGCVISRGNPDLQPRRATNLDFTATQAFNRGKGLVGVSLFAKWIDDDIYNLTSQTSIGDTVYKISQPMNSSGSRIMGAEMRVENKGIKLAGQKFDIFANLTLMKGHMEVTSDGGVREIDRLLYQPAVLANAGVTWHTPFLHSAFTARYNYRGKYLESVGASPWLDEGRAGYGTLDLSLTQRITSFATLKYEFYNALGEKPRWLMGENLQYYTEADNYGRTAFVHLIIR, from the coding sequence ATGTTTTCGTTTTCTCGCCCGTCGCCGTGGATGTTCGGCGCCGCCGTGACCGCATTGGTCGTCTCGATGCCCGCTTCTGCCCGGCCGACGCACTTCAACGTTCCGGCCCAGTCCGCCGCATCAGGCATTCAGGCTTTCGCCCGGCAGGCCGGCGTGCAACTTCTCGTCCAGAAGGAGCAGACCGACGGCAAGCGCACCGGTGAAGTGAAGGGCAACCTGGAGACGAAGGACGGCCTCTCCCGCCTGCTGCGCGGAACCGGGCTCGAAGTGCTTTCCATCGAGGGCACCGTCATCACCCTTGGCCGCCGCGAGATCGTCTCCTCGACGCCGCGCGGCATCGAGCATGGCGCGTCCTCCATCGTCGTGATGGCCCGCCGTTCCGACGAGCGCATCGCGCGCCGGGCCACCGCCGTGGTCGATGCCGTCCATATCGATGACGTCGCCACGCTGGCGGGCGGCGACGGGTCCGTCGTCGAGCAGCTGATTACGCTCCCCGGCATCACCGGCGTCGAGGAAGGCGACACGCCTCGCTTCATCTCGATCCGCGGCATCTCCGCCAACCTCAACAGCACCCTGATCGACGGCATCGCGCTGGCATCGATCGGATCGGACGGCGACGGTTCGCGTCAGGTCAACCTGCAGCTCGTGCCCTCGAACATGAGTTCGGGCAACGAGGTCTACAAAAGCTTCACGCCCGAGCTTCCCGGCGATGCGATCGGCGGCGTGGTGAACGTCGTCACCCGGTCCGCCTTCGACAAGGACGGGCTCTACACCCTGTTCGACGCCAACGCGATCTACTCCACTTTTCGCGGCCCCGCAGGCATCAACGCCATCACCGGCAGCGGCGCGCACTGGGGCAAGGGCCTGAAAGGCGTCGTCAGCAGCCGGTTCGGCGCGGACGGGCAGTTCGGGATCGTCGTCACCGGCGAATACCAGGACCGCGTGCGCAATTCGTCGAAGTACTGGCAGGCCACCAAGTACTACTTCAGCGACGCGGGCAAGAAGCTCGCGAGCCCGGAAGACCCGAACTGGAACGGGCTGATCGTCCCCTACGACCAGCAATATGCCAGCTACACCAACCAGCTGCGTTCCTACGGCGGTTCGGCCAAGCTGGAATGGTCTTCTCCGGACGAGCGCTTCTATGCATCGATCCTCGGGTTCGGGCGGCGTCGCTATGAAGACTCCACCATGAACAAGCAGGACTACTACACCAAGAATTCGATCTTCGACCAGACCGAGGCGGGCGGCCGCCAGCAGATCAACTCGATCTACACCCGCTACCGCCACGACGACTGGAACCGTCGGCTGTTCGGCGGCATCGGCAATGTCGAATGGACCGAAGGCAAGAGCCACCTGCAGGTGCGCGGCGGCTACACCAAGGCCCTGTACGACAACCACCAGACCTCACTGGTGGCGCGCGCCTATCCCACTTCGGCTTTCCTGACCTACAGCTCGGAAGGCAGGATCCCGCACATCACTTCGCTCAGCGATCCCAAGGTGCTCGACCCGAAGAAGACGCCCTATCTGCTGAGCACCGCCTACGACATGAACCGCGTCGCCCGCGAAGACATGGGCAATGCGCGTATCGACTATTCGTACAACGCAGGCGCCGACGATCGCGGCGTGGGCTTCGTGGTCGGCGCGGAGTGGCGTGACCTGGTGCTGCGCCGCAATCTCGACGAACTGGACTACAAGGTCGGCCGCAACATGGCCGATTACCTCTTCACGCCGGACTACACGGCGGCGGGCGCGATCTCGCCAATGCCGTGGATCAGCTACGGCTTCGTGAGCCAGATGCCGACGCTGGCGGTCGACAAGACCAACACCGCCTACAACTCCGCGATCGGCGACTATCGCTACGCCGAGACGGTCGTGTCGCCGTTCGCCTCGCTCCATTACACCGCCGAGCGTTTCGCCATGGTCTGGGGCCTGCGGTTCGATCACACGCGCTTCACCGCCGACACCCCGCAGGTGTCCAACGGAGCGATCGCGGGGACCGCGCGCAGCCACGGCGGCTATGAATTCGTGCTCCCCTCACTCTCGGCCGAATACAAGCTGACCGATACCGCCACGATCAGCGCATCGGCCAGCCGCACGCTCGGCCGCCCGACGCCCGGCGACATCGCGCAGGCCGAAAGCACGAGCTGCGGCGAGCAGGAGAACGGCAGCGAAGGCTGCGTCATCAGCCGAGGCAACCCCGACCTGCAGCCGCGCCGCGCCACCAACCTCGACTTCACCGCGACGCAGGCGTTCAATCGCGGCAAGGGGCTGGTCGGCGTCAGCCTGTTCGCCAAGTGGATCGACGACGACATCTACAACCTGACCAGCCAGACCTCGATCGGCGACACCGTCTACAAGATCTCCCAGCCGATGAACTCCAGCGGATCGCGCATCATGGGTGCGGAAATGCGGGTCGAGAACAAGGGCATCAAGCTGGCGGGCCAGAAGTTCGACATCTTCGCCAACCTGACCTTGATGAAGGGCCATATGGAGGTCACTTCGGACGGCGGCGTGCGTGAGATCGACCGGCTGCTCTACCAGCCCGCCGTGCTCGCCAATGCGGGCGTGACCTGGCACACGCCGTTCCTGCACAGCGCCTTCACCGCCCGCTACAACTATCGCGGCAAGTACCTCGAAAGCGTCGGCGCCTCGCCGTGGCTCGACGAAGGGCGCGCGGGCTACGGCACGCTCGACCTCAGCCTGACGCAGCGGATCACCTCGTTCGCCACCCTGAAGTACGAGTTTTACAATGCCCTCGGCGAGAAGCCGCGCTGGCTGATGGGCGAGAACCTTCAGTACTACACCGAGGCGGACAACTACGGCCGCACCGCCTTCGTCCACCTCATCATCCGCTGA
- a CDS encoding alkaline phosphatase D family protein, translated as MILTDRRALMRMMGSAGLAAGLPFPAFAQQPEPRNLLAVPSFPDHPFKLGIASGDPASDGFVIWTRLAPLPFEPHGGMDLKPVAVGWEVAEDERFTGVVAKGTALAHPELAHSVHVEVAGLRPDRPYWYRFRVGSEQSAVGRSRTMPMPGARVDRVRFVAAGCQHYEQGHFTAWRRIAEEPVDFVFHYGDYIYEGADRGPGQFKVNGRSYDPVRRHIGTEIYTLDDYRRRHALYRSDADLQAAHAALPFWMSFDDHEIDNNWASDFDQDGTPAEVFAFRRALAMQAYYEHMPLRRSSIPQGSHMRMFRAAQYGDLLNAFILDTRQYRSDQSYGDKIMPLGPEVYSPYRTMMGDAQEQWLFDGLTASKSRWNLIAHQVMVMNLMQRDEAATTTEKTYAMDQWPGYMHSRRRLLDHIDTHCPGNVVNVTGDAHRHYAGDLVQDNGDGKVISSEFLATSITSGADGQGDQDGYSRQVRTDNAFLKATTDQRGYVLCDVGRDVWTADLKVLDRVTVPDGKLSTYARFAIERGKPGLHSA; from the coding sequence ATGATCCTCACCGACCGCCGCGCCCTGATGCGCATGATGGGATCGGCCGGCCTTGCCGCCGGCCTTCCCTTCCCCGCCTTCGCCCAGCAGCCGGAACCGCGCAACCTGCTCGCGGTGCCGAGCTTCCCGGATCACCCCTTCAAGCTCGGCATCGCGTCCGGCGATCCGGCTAGCGACGGCTTCGTGATCTGGACCCGGCTTGCCCCGCTGCCGTTCGAACCGCACGGCGGCATGGACCTCAAGCCCGTGGCGGTCGGCTGGGAAGTGGCGGAGGACGAACGCTTCACCGGCGTCGTCGCGAAGGGAACCGCCCTCGCCCATCCGGAACTGGCGCATAGCGTCCATGTGGAAGTGGCGGGCCTGCGCCCGGACAGGCCGTACTGGTATCGGTTCCGCGTGGGCAGCGAGCAGAGCGCGGTGGGCCGGTCCCGCACGATGCCCATGCCCGGCGCGCGGGTAGACCGGGTGCGCTTCGTCGCTGCGGGATGCCAGCACTACGAGCAGGGCCATTTCACGGCATGGCGCCGCATCGCCGAGGAGCCGGTGGACTTCGTGTTCCACTACGGGGACTATATCTACGAAGGCGCGGATCGCGGGCCGGGGCAGTTCAAGGTGAACGGGCGCAGCTACGATCCCGTCCGCCGCCACATCGGCACGGAAATCTATACGCTGGACGATTATCGTCGGCGTCATGCACTCTACAGGTCCGACGCCGACTTACAGGCCGCCCATGCCGCCCTGCCCTTCTGGATGAGCTTCGACGATCACGAAATCGACAACAACTGGGCGAGCGACTTCGATCAGGACGGCACCCCCGCCGAAGTCTTCGCCTTCCGTCGCGCGCTGGCGATGCAGGCCTATTACGAGCACATGCCGCTGCGGCGGTCCTCGATCCCGCAGGGCAGCCACATGCGCATGTTCCGCGCCGCGCAGTACGGAGACCTGCTGAACGCATTCATCCTCGACACACGGCAGTACCGCTCCGACCAGTCCTACGGCGACAAGATCATGCCGCTGGGGCCGGAAGTCTATTCGCCCTACCGCACGATGATGGGTGACGCGCAGGAGCAGTGGCTGTTCGATGGTCTCACCGCCTCGAAGAGCCGATGGAACCTCATCGCCCATCAGGTCATGGTGATGAACCTGATGCAGCGAGACGAGGCCGCGACCACGACCGAGAAGACCTACGCCATGGACCAGTGGCCCGGCTACATGCACAGCCGCCGCCGTCTGCTCGATCACATCGACACGCATTGCCCCGGCAACGTCGTCAACGTGACCGGCGATGCCCACCGGCACTATGCGGGCGATCTCGTTCAGGACAACGGCGACGGCAAGGTGATCTCCAGCGAGTTCCTCGCCACCTCGATCACCTCCGGCGCGGACGGCCAGGGCGATCAGGACGGCTACAGCCGGCAGGTCAGGACGGACAACGCGTTCCTCAAGGCGACGACCGACCAGCGCGGCTACGTACTGTGCGACGTCGGCCGCGATGTCTGGACCGCTGACCTCAAGGTGCTGGACCGGGTGACGGTGCCCGACGGGAAGCTGTCGACTTACGCCCGCTTCGCCATCGAGCGCGGGAAGCCCGGCCTGCACTCGGCCTGA